One window from the genome of Hypanus sabinus isolate sHypSab1 chromosome 16, sHypSab1.hap1, whole genome shotgun sequence encodes:
- the LOC132406108 gene encoding protein S100-A11-like — translation MTELEKCIGALVSIFQNYAGKDGNPNTLNRIEVRELVNTQLPGLLKNPNDKEGLEKVMMDLNGDGEMDFVEFGQLVILLGAFCHESLKNMPKDKYKA, via the exons ATGACTGAACTGGAAAAATGTATCGGTGCATTGGTTTCTATCTTCCAAAACTATGCCGGAAAAGATGGTAACCCAAATACACTGAATAGGATTGAAGTAAGAGAACTTGTAAATACTCAGCTGCCAGGTCTCCTGAAG AACCCGAATGACAAAGAGGGCTTGGAGAAGGTTATGATGGACTTGAATGGTGATGGGGAGATGGATTTTGTGGAGTTTGGACAGCTGGTGATCTTACTCGGTGCTTTCTGCCATGAATCGCTTAAAAACATGCCAAAGGATAAATACAAGGCCTGA